The following proteins come from a genomic window of Alicyclobacillus dauci:
- a CDS encoding S53 family peptidase translates to MDESTPVQVGIEANHRPIPGSERRVVAGAKRIAPVDPNERITATVLLRHRASTELVHRIEELSTLPFATRTHMTHEEFSTNHGADPSDIQKIREFANQHDLTVEQVNLAARTVILSGTTSSFNQAFAVDLAHYEHPDFTYRGREGAIHVPEHLTDVVVAVLGLDNRPQASPHFRIYNEEAGQTRALASQISYTPPQVAQLYNFPTNVNCSDQCIGIIELGGGYTSSNIDQYFTNLGLPSPTVAAVSVDGSTNQPTGNANGPDGEVDLDIEVAAAVAPGARIVVYFAPNTDAGFLNAITTAIHDTTNKPSVISISWGGPESSWTTQGMQAMNSAFQDAAALGVTVCCASGDNGSTDGVSDGNVHVDFPASSPYALACGGTRLTESGGTIASEVVWNDGSNGGATGGGVSSVFALPSWQSNANVPSSANSSGQTGRGVPDVAGDADPASGYQVLVDGQQFAIGGTSAVAPLWAGLLAIANHTLGHPVGYVNPLLYSIPSQDGAFRDITSGNNDINGSNQLYQAGPGWDACTGLGSPNGSKLIDALSQVGSASEIH, encoded by the coding sequence ATGGACGAGAGTACCCCAGTGCAAGTTGGTATAGAAGCGAACCACAGACCCATCCCTGGCAGCGAGCGCCGCGTCGTTGCCGGTGCAAAAAGAATTGCCCCGGTCGATCCCAACGAACGGATCACGGCGACGGTATTATTACGGCACCGCGCATCGACGGAACTGGTTCACCGGATTGAAGAATTGAGCACCCTCCCCTTTGCGACGCGAACCCACATGACCCATGAAGAGTTTTCAACAAACCACGGAGCCGACCCAAGTGACATACAAAAAATCAGGGAGTTCGCGAACCAACATGACCTCACCGTTGAACAAGTGAACCTCGCCGCGAGAACTGTCATCCTGTCCGGTACAACGTCATCATTCAACCAGGCCTTCGCGGTCGATCTCGCCCACTACGAGCACCCCGACTTTACGTACCGCGGACGCGAGGGTGCCATTCACGTCCCCGAGCACTTGACGGACGTCGTGGTGGCCGTTTTAGGCCTGGATAATCGGCCACAAGCCAGCCCACACTTTCGTATCTACAACGAAGAGGCTGGTCAAACAAGAGCCCTAGCCTCACAAATATCGTATACCCCTCCACAGGTGGCGCAACTGTATAACTTTCCAACAAACGTAAACTGCAGTGACCAGTGTATCGGCATCATTGAACTTGGCGGCGGATACACGTCCAGCAACATCGACCAATACTTTACCAATCTCGGACTCCCGTCGCCAACCGTTGCGGCCGTGTCCGTCGACGGATCGACAAACCAACCCACTGGCAACGCAAACGGACCGGATGGCGAGGTCGATCTCGACATTGAAGTAGCCGCCGCCGTTGCGCCCGGTGCACGCATCGTCGTCTACTTTGCGCCCAACACCGATGCAGGTTTTCTGAACGCCATCACGACGGCCATCCATGATACGACCAACAAACCGTCCGTGATCTCCATCAGTTGGGGTGGTCCGGAGAGTTCCTGGACAACACAAGGCATGCAAGCAATGAACAGCGCATTCCAGGATGCAGCGGCCCTAGGTGTGACAGTATGTTGCGCCTCGGGAGATAACGGATCGACAGACGGGGTCAGTGACGGTAACGTCCACGTGGACTTTCCAGCGTCCTCCCCGTACGCTCTGGCCTGCGGCGGTACGCGACTGACAGAATCAGGCGGGACAATTGCGAGTGAGGTTGTGTGGAATGACGGATCGAACGGTGGAGCAACAGGTGGCGGGGTGAGTTCCGTGTTCGCTTTGCCAAGTTGGCAATCCAATGCGAACGTTCCCTCGTCTGCCAACTCGAGCGGACAGACAGGCCGAGGTGTCCCCGACGTAGCAGGAGATGCTGATCCCGCATCAGGCTATCAAGTGCTCGTCGACGGGCAACAGTTCGCCATTGGTGGAACCAGTGCGGTCGCGCCGCTGTGGGCAGGACTTCTGGCCATCGCGAATCATACGCTTGGCCATCCAGTCGGCTACGTCAATCCGCTCCTGTACAGCATTCCTAGCCAAGACGGCGCGTTTCGAGACATCACGAGTGGAAATAACGATATCAACGGTTCCAACCAACTCTATCAAGCTGGACCAGGATGGGATGCGTGCACAGGACTTGGCAGCCCGAATGGAAGCAAGCTGATAGATGCACTCAGTCAGGTTGGGAGTGCTAGCGAAATACACTAG
- a CDS encoding glycosyltransferase family 2 protein: MPSRAADEHVQISVVVPVYNEQEIIGETYLRLSNVMESAHYTYELLFVNDGSRDRTGSHLHEICVNDQHVKVINFSRNFGHQIAITAGMEHAVGDAVVVIDGDLQDPPELIPVMVEKWQQGYQVVYAKRLQRQGETLFKKWTAAIFYRVLRRLTDVEIPVDTGDFRLIDRKVCDALTIMEEKHRFIRGMVSWSGFRQTAVEYVRDSRQAGETKYSMKKMLTLSLDAITSFSHVPIKLAGYLGVVSFFAGLVYLVMVIVLDHTLSSVDFLTFIAFILGGWILACMGVLGEYVGRIYDEVKDRPLYLVASREGFVTTEVNHD, encoded by the coding sequence ATGCCTTCCCGTGCAGCCGATGAACACGTGCAAATCTCAGTCGTTGTACCCGTCTATAACGAACAAGAAATTATCGGAGAGACGTATCTGCGCCTTAGCAACGTGATGGAATCCGCTCATTACACGTATGAGCTGTTGTTTGTCAACGACGGCAGCCGAGACAGAACGGGCAGCCATCTCCACGAAATCTGCGTGAATGATCAGCATGTCAAGGTGATCAACTTTTCGCGCAACTTTGGGCACCAGATAGCCATCACAGCGGGCATGGAACACGCGGTGGGGGATGCAGTGGTGGTGATAGACGGGGATCTACAAGATCCTCCGGAGCTCATTCCGGTCATGGTGGAGAAGTGGCAACAAGGCTACCAGGTAGTCTATGCCAAACGGTTGCAACGACAGGGAGAGACACTGTTCAAGAAGTGGACCGCGGCGATCTTTTACCGGGTGCTCCGCCGACTCACCGACGTAGAAATCCCGGTTGACACTGGCGACTTTCGTTTGATCGATAGAAAAGTCTGTGACGCACTCACCATCATGGAGGAAAAGCACCGGTTCATCCGAGGCATGGTGAGCTGGTCTGGTTTTCGACAAACAGCGGTTGAATACGTTCGCGACAGTCGCCAAGCGGGTGAGACGAAGTATTCGATGAAGAAAATGTTGACGCTCTCGCTGGATGCCATCACGTCATTCTCGCACGTGCCCATCAAGTTGGCAGGATACTTGGGTGTGGTCAGCTTTTTCGCAGGGTTGGTGTATTTGGTGATGGTGATCGTTCTCGATCACACCTTATCCAGCGTCGATTTCCTCACATTTATAGCATTCATCTTAGGTGGATGGATCCTCGCGTGCATGGGTGTCCTCGGAGAATATGTCGGCCGCATCTATGATGAAGTCAAAGATAGACCGCTCTACCTGGTCGCTAGTCGCGAGGGATTTGTCACCACGGAGGTAAATCATGACTGA
- a CDS encoding C40 family peptidase produces the protein MNKKVFISLCTSTICASVAVVTSPLTAFASVHSPTMNQKAIVVNQDLISKPSGFVYDNTTYMPIWYLMQALDKLKIHSVWANHTWTLTAADRPDLSHVHVGTGSSSIYVNGHLVQKVNEVAAEDPASGKQTTYMPAWYIMQIMNRLNIHSTWNGETWEIHTASQSPSVTARTLAKPSDISSTGQQIVDYAEKFIGTPYRMGGESASGFDCSGFSQTVFAHFNISLPRTAAGQAQVGQTISKSDLQPGDLVFFNTDGTGISHVGIYVGDGKFISATSSKGVQVNDISDPYYWGPRFVEATNPGI, from the coding sequence TTGAACAAAAAAGTGTTTATTTCTCTGTGCACTAGTACCATTTGTGCTAGTGTTGCCGTCGTAACCAGTCCCTTGACCGCGTTTGCGAGTGTTCATTCTCCCACCATGAATCAAAAGGCTATCGTCGTAAACCAAGACCTCATCTCTAAGCCAAGCGGTTTTGTTTATGACAACACCACGTACATGCCGATATGGTATCTCATGCAAGCACTCGACAAGCTGAAGATTCACAGCGTTTGGGCGAATCACACCTGGACCCTCACGGCAGCCGACAGACCGGATCTAAGTCATGTTCATGTTGGCACTGGATCGAGTTCTATTTACGTAAACGGTCACCTTGTACAGAAGGTCAACGAAGTAGCAGCTGAAGACCCCGCTTCCGGAAAACAGACTACATACATGCCCGCCTGGTACATTATGCAAATTATGAATCGACTAAACATCCACTCCACGTGGAATGGGGAAACTTGGGAGATTCATACCGCTTCTCAGTCACCGTCCGTAACCGCTAGGACCCTCGCAAAACCATCCGACATCTCCAGCACCGGTCAACAAATCGTCGACTATGCAGAAAAGTTCATCGGAACGCCTTATCGAATGGGTGGAGAATCAGCGAGCGGTTTTGATTGTTCCGGATTTTCTCAAACCGTCTTCGCACATTTCAACATATCGCTTCCGCGGACAGCCGCTGGGCAGGCCCAAGTTGGACAGACCATCTCGAAATCCGATTTGCAACCAGGCGATCTTGTATTTTTCAATACGGACGGGACGGGGATTTCACACGTGGGGATTTATGTCGGCGATGGCAAGTTCATCTCGGCAACATCGTCGAAAGGTGTTCAAGTGAACGACATAAGTGATCCGTACTATTGGGGACCCCGCTTTGTAGAAGCTACGAACCCAGGCATATAA
- a CDS encoding phospholipase D-like domain-containing protein, with the protein MDQVLGALGVIKGHPDQTRLITPYADGMKAISAFLGSATSKLRTIIYADTLSLYYDDVASAKQRGIDVKIIFDHSQAAGAYENPHIKQLLSEGWVDGTDFVIGTSPESGQIVHLKSTWIDDRYVEDGSLNYSPSAFKQINSVSISDWPEYASYLDGIFEQLWQWILENEPQYQVKK; encoded by the coding sequence GTGGATCAAGTCTTAGGTGCACTCGGTGTTATTAAAGGACACCCTGATCAAACTCGACTGATTACCCCGTATGCTGATGGAATGAAGGCAATTTCTGCGTTCCTGGGTTCCGCCACGAGCAAACTGCGGACAATCATCTACGCCGATACGCTATCCCTTTATTATGACGACGTGGCCTCGGCAAAACAGCGTGGTATTGACGTCAAGATCATTTTCGATCACAGTCAAGCCGCTGGCGCATATGAAAACCCTCATATCAAGCAGCTTTTAAGCGAAGGGTGGGTGGACGGCACCGATTTCGTCATTGGTACAAGTCCAGAGTCCGGACAAATTGTGCACCTAAAATCGACTTGGATTGACGACAGGTATGTGGAGGATGGAAGTCTCAATTACTCTCCGTCGGCGTTTAAGCAGATCAACAGTGTGTCGATTTCGGACTGGCCAGAGTACGCATCCTACTTGGACGGGATATTTGAGCAGTTGTGGCAGTGGATCTTGGAGAACGAGCCACAGTATCAAGTGAAAAAGTGA
- a CDS encoding mechanosensitive ion channel family protein codes for MVGRLHQLHPWRRIMVVAIVLILLSVIFNLAHSMALMNFVPVHYHRAVEWGIVILWCVIGIWLVRYLNRFLMSKTLGKHIDRRTSRLLSRLLTVIGFLFIVLVALNLLQIRISSLLVGGAVTGVIVGIGAQSTLSNLFAGVILLTLRPFSVGQYITLRTSLFSGIEYGGTVFDVNWYYTILLDGDQKRVLPNSSVIVSAVTINAKEESASQVFTVPIPYSVSEKEISNDLRELTSGRASMKIREFTKDAYNVEIHLPASEDPGVIREILSRHQI; via the coding sequence GTGGTAGGACGATTGCATCAGCTACACCCATGGCGGCGGATTATGGTCGTCGCCATCGTCTTGATTTTACTGTCGGTCATTTTTAACTTGGCTCATTCCATGGCGCTCATGAATTTCGTACCTGTTCATTATCACCGGGCTGTGGAGTGGGGCATTGTCATTCTGTGGTGCGTCATTGGCATCTGGTTGGTTCGGTACTTGAATCGCTTCCTCATGAGTAAAACATTGGGGAAGCACATCGACAGGCGGACTTCCAGGTTGCTCAGCCGTCTTCTCACGGTCATTGGCTTTCTGTTCATCGTCCTTGTGGCGCTTAACCTGCTGCAAATTCGCATCAGCAGTCTGCTGGTTGGCGGGGCGGTGACGGGCGTGATCGTCGGTATCGGTGCACAGTCCACCCTATCCAATTTGTTTGCAGGGGTGATCCTGTTGACTCTACGACCGTTTTCGGTGGGTCAATATATCACCTTGAGGACATCATTGTTCAGCGGGATCGAATACGGAGGCACAGTTTTCGACGTGAATTGGTATTACACGATACTGCTTGATGGGGACCAGAAGAGAGTTCTCCCGAATTCATCTGTGATCGTCTCAGCTGTGACGATTAACGCTAAAGAAGAATCCGCAAGTCAAGTGTTCACGGTACCCATCCCTTATTCTGTTTCAGAAAAAGAGATCAGCAATGACCTTCGTGAACTTACCAGCGGACGAGCAAGCATGAAAATTCGCGAGTTTACAAAGGACGCGTACAACGTCGAGATTCACCTGCCAGCGTCTGAGGACCCAGGTGTCATCCGTGAAATTTTATCTCGACATCAGATTTAG
- a CDS encoding GtrA family protein encodes MTEDAEGTRPPLAVLQLVKFGAVGASNTLVDVLLFVLFYNELHLNYVLAHIISYSCGTVNSFVWNKYFTFERRSKFHGREIYRFIVLNVCSFSLSLAFIYGFNHLLDIRIIDSKLLSIVLTVIVNYFGSKYWCFSGQ; translated from the coding sequence ATGACTGAGGACGCAGAGGGCACACGCCCACCCCTGGCAGTTCTACAATTGGTAAAATTCGGCGCCGTGGGTGCATCGAATACACTGGTCGATGTGCTCCTCTTTGTGCTGTTTTACAATGAGCTTCACTTGAACTACGTCCTAGCCCACATCATTTCGTACAGCTGTGGCACTGTTAACAGCTTTGTCTGGAACAAGTACTTCACCTTTGAGCGCAGGTCCAAGTTTCATGGCCGGGAAATCTATCGATTTATCGTTTTGAATGTGTGTTCCTTTTCATTATCACTGGCCTTCATTTACGGATTCAATCATCTACTAGATATTCGCATCATCGATAGTAAGCTATTATCCATCGTGCTGACAGTGATTGTGAACTATTTTGGGAGCAAGTACTGGTGTTTTTCTGGACAATAA
- a CDS encoding murein hydrolase activator EnvC family protein, with protein MRYVTQAVLSVGTLCASLGLLAPTVQADNLSNAKDRMQQLNAASAENAQSLTQEKQAAQNLQDSIQSYQKLIDSLSQSMAQTRQELDTTQAKLDDIQSTLNRLKKQLNITNNDFQALTVALYEQGNVPYLEVLFKATSFSDLLSRFQDIVFLTKAEQGLAKKILALHNKVSAEEKQQAANLQSLNKKKAKLAALQRIDASLKQQKQVALARTKQQIQSDVNKQQRLRSQKQWTQAQINQMEAQIQNAGNVLSTTVGLVVEQDLRYRSISPMSLYNYVQAHDSTFSLGDIETICNAARSYDVNPALLIAITGQEQAFVPPSADAGEIRNNPFNVFYSWQVYNTNLADAANIAANTLRHKLSVSPPSGEDPIHWINDPANPWGIYATDPNWANGVETYFNSIMQQCG; from the coding sequence TTGAGGTATGTAACACAGGCTGTGCTGTCCGTCGGTACGCTCTGTGCAAGTCTGGGGCTACTCGCTCCAACTGTTCAAGCAGATAACTTGTCAAACGCAAAAGACCGAATGCAGCAACTGAATGCGGCATCGGCTGAAAACGCCCAGTCCCTCACACAGGAGAAACAGGCGGCGCAGAATTTACAGGATAGTATCCAAAGCTATCAAAAGCTGATCGATTCATTGAGTCAAAGTATGGCGCAAACTAGACAAGAACTAGATACCACTCAAGCTAAACTGGACGACATCCAATCGACGCTCAATCGGTTGAAAAAGCAACTGAACATCACCAATAACGATTTTCAAGCGTTAACCGTAGCACTGTACGAACAGGGAAACGTACCTTACTTGGAGGTGCTGTTCAAGGCGACGAGTTTTAGTGATCTATTAAGTCGTTTCCAAGATATCGTTTTCCTCACAAAAGCCGAGCAAGGATTGGCCAAGAAGATTCTCGCTCTACACAATAAAGTCAGTGCGGAAGAGAAACAACAAGCGGCGAATTTGCAGTCGCTCAACAAGAAAAAGGCAAAGCTGGCGGCCTTGCAGCGGATCGATGCGAGCTTAAAGCAACAGAAACAAGTCGCTCTTGCAAGAACAAAACAGCAAATACAATCGGATGTGAACAAGCAGCAACGGTTACGTTCCCAGAAACAGTGGACACAGGCGCAGATTAATCAAATGGAAGCGCAAATTCAAAATGCGGGAAATGTGCTTTCTACCACTGTGGGTCTAGTTGTTGAGCAAGATTTGCGATATAGGAGTATCTCGCCAATGTCGCTGTACAACTACGTCCAGGCGCATGATTCAACTTTTTCACTCGGGGACATTGAGACCATTTGTAATGCGGCGAGATCGTACGACGTCAATCCTGCCCTGCTCATCGCCATCACCGGGCAAGAGCAAGCGTTTGTCCCGCCAAGTGCGGATGCGGGAGAGATTCGCAACAATCCGTTTAACGTGTTCTACAGTTGGCAGGTCTACAACACGAATTTGGCCGACGCAGCGAACATTGCAGCCAATACATTGCGGCATAAACTCTCAGTCTCGCCGCCGTCTGGGGAGGATCCGATCCATTGGATCAACGATCCCGCGAACCCATGGGGAATCTATGCAACGGACCCAAACTGGGCGAACGGGGTAGAAACGTACTTTAACAGCATTATGCAGCAGTGCGGGTGA
- a CDS encoding glycosyltransferase family 39 protein, giving the protein MNRLRFRPRHIWLVLVGLVSIFLDFWNLSQNGYANTYYAAAVKSMLQSFHNFFFLSFDPGGFITIDKPPVGFWIQTLSAWIFGFHGWSILAPEALAGVISVVILYHLVSKKHGYVSGLIAAFLLAITPLSVATNRNNTIDSILTTALLVAAWALLKAMEGGKYRLAWLLTAAGVLGIGFNIKFAEALLVLPALIVGYVFVRDLDVRTKVLHLLFAACVLTVVSFSWSVIVDAVPAQDRPWVGSTQTNSEVNLAFGYDGIQRVTGNLSGMHGGNGGTHNFGRNSLGMGTYGNGMGSSQNAFQSRGQSIHQTGQGGLGQGGQSGSFPNFNHGSLNGSFNGGRNNQSNILLRLFTGSDATQIGWWLPLGLAGFVLAILNYRRRKLEEFRTVWPSVTMWSAWFATTVLYFTFVSALHTYYMVTMAPAIAAMVGIGFGEVRHYLHHKMRVILGGVIVVLGMAAYQIHLLWSYSTLRGTLAVFVGIGAAVALIALVLTFVTDGKRLVRRIALGASLFSIAVIPAYWSYSTLTYAGNGSNPTAGPNLPHSNGNRNYSGGFAGFGQNGGNVNEKLVTFLKSHYQGGYLLATQNATTAAPYILSTGLPVMAMGGFRGTDPAITSAQLQTLAQEGKVKYFLVSGGRAQSSAANQGGRTRTVFGADNGSERGNAFSDFSNRTGSHSGGVGGGNRFGGFGGFGSSSVQSQNLSWIEKNCKLVPDSEWGNTTTAASGSSVGGFGMFGGGAQELYEYVGTTTAK; this is encoded by the coding sequence ATGAATCGACTTCGTTTTCGCCCGAGACATATATGGCTCGTCCTCGTTGGGCTCGTATCCATCTTCCTGGACTTCTGGAATTTGTCCCAGAATGGTTACGCAAACACGTATTACGCCGCAGCGGTGAAGAGCATGCTGCAAAGCTTCCACAACTTCTTCTTTCTTTCGTTCGATCCCGGTGGATTCATCACAATCGACAAACCTCCGGTTGGCTTCTGGATTCAAACACTCAGTGCTTGGATTTTCGGATTTCACGGCTGGAGTATTTTAGCTCCTGAAGCATTAGCAGGGGTGATCTCGGTTGTTATCCTATACCACCTCGTTTCTAAAAAACACGGTTATGTCTCAGGCCTCATCGCCGCGTTTTTGTTAGCCATCACGCCGTTGTCTGTGGCCACCAACCGAAACAACACCATTGACAGCATTCTCACTACAGCGTTGTTGGTCGCTGCATGGGCACTGTTGAAGGCAATGGAAGGAGGCAAATACAGGCTTGCCTGGCTGCTCACCGCGGCAGGGGTCCTCGGCATCGGGTTTAACATTAAATTTGCTGAAGCGCTCTTGGTTTTACCAGCCCTGATTGTAGGCTACGTGTTTGTCAGGGATCTGGACGTCCGAACGAAAGTGCTGCATCTGCTCTTTGCCGCCTGCGTACTCACTGTTGTGTCCTTCTCTTGGTCTGTCATTGTGGACGCCGTACCAGCACAGGACAGACCATGGGTAGGCAGTACGCAAACTAACAGCGAAGTCAATTTGGCGTTCGGGTACGATGGCATCCAACGGGTTACCGGTAACCTGTCCGGAATGCATGGCGGAAACGGTGGAACGCATAATTTTGGCCGCAATTCCTTAGGCATGGGAACCTACGGTAACGGTATGGGTTCATCTCAAAACGCATTCCAATCGCGTGGACAGTCTATTCACCAGACCGGTCAAGGTGGATTGGGTCAGGGCGGACAATCGGGATCGTTCCCGAATTTCAATCATGGCTCGCTGAATGGCTCGTTCAACGGCGGCAGGAACAACCAGTCGAATATCCTACTCCGATTGTTTACTGGCAGTGACGCTACCCAGATTGGCTGGTGGTTGCCACTTGGGCTTGCTGGGTTTGTCCTAGCGATTTTGAACTACCGTCGCCGCAAGTTGGAGGAATTCCGCACGGTCTGGCCGTCTGTGACCATGTGGAGTGCCTGGTTTGCTACCACGGTGCTATACTTCACGTTCGTCTCGGCACTCCATACGTACTATATGGTGACCATGGCACCTGCAATTGCAGCGATGGTCGGCATTGGCTTTGGGGAAGTACGTCACTATTTGCATCACAAAATGCGAGTCATCCTGGGTGGCGTCATTGTAGTACTTGGTATGGCCGCATATCAAATCCATCTGCTGTGGTCATATTCCACGCTGCGAGGGACACTCGCAGTTTTCGTTGGAATTGGCGCAGCCGTCGCCTTGATTGCACTGGTCCTCACTTTTGTAACGGATGGGAAACGTCTCGTGCGGCGGATAGCGCTCGGTGCGTCTCTCTTCAGCATCGCAGTGATTCCGGCCTATTGGTCGTATAGCACACTGACATATGCGGGAAACGGATCCAATCCGACTGCCGGACCGAATCTGCCTCACAGCAATGGAAATCGCAATTATTCCGGTGGCTTTGCTGGCTTTGGGCAGAATGGCGGCAACGTCAATGAGAAACTGGTCACCTTTCTCAAAAGCCACTACCAGGGTGGATATCTGCTTGCAACTCAAAATGCCACAACAGCCGCTCCATACATCCTCAGTACCGGACTTCCTGTCATGGCGATGGGGGGATTCCGGGGGACTGACCCAGCCATAACGTCAGCCCAACTGCAAACTCTCGCCCAAGAGGGTAAGGTGAAGTATTTCCTCGTCTCAGGAGGCAGAGCGCAATCGTCAGCTGCGAATCAAGGTGGTCGAACTCGAACTGTGTTTGGCGCTGACAATGGAAGCGAGAGGGGAAACGCGTTCAGCGACTTCAGCAATAGGACGGGTTCCCATTCTGGCGGCGTTGGGGGTGGCAACAGGTTTGGCGGTTTCGGTGGCTTTGGAAGTTCGAGTGTACAGTCACAGAATCTCAGCTGGATCGAGAAGAACTGTAAGCTCGTGCCGGATTCGGAGTGGGGAAATACGACAACAGCAGCATCAGGCAGCAGTGTAGGTGGCTTTGGTATGTTTGGCGGCGGTGCACAAGAGCTTTATGAGTATGTGGGAACGACAACTGCGAAATGA